Genomic window (Lutra lutra chromosome 2, mLutLut1.2, whole genome shotgun sequence):
TGGGGGGGCCACTTTTTCAGCCCTCCATGGGAAGTTGTTCGTGGATTACGTAGGTCCCATAACCTACCCATTtctaacctcttttttttttttaagactttttttttattggacagagagagatcacaagtaggccaagaggcaggcagagagagtgggggaagtaggctccccgctgagcagagagcccgatgtggggctcgatcccgggaccctgggatcatgacctgagctgaaggcagaggctttaacccactgagccacccaggtgccccatctctaaCCTCTTAAAAAACACcagtcatggggtgcctggcaaGCTTACTCGAAGAGcatacagctcttgatctcggggttgtgagttcgagccccacattgggtgtaaagattactaacaacaacaacaacaacaacaacaaactttaaaaaaaaaaaaaaaaaaagagagagcacaggtcaTTTACCATGTGGGTAAAGGCTTGTGAAGCGGTTGTGAGGGCATCCTGGGAATCCAGCCATGactaaaagaagacagaagaaggggcTAGGAGGCAGCGACACAGCCAACATCGAACCACTTGTCCCTCTTCCTAGGGTGTGTATCTTACAGGGAGGGAGGGACCGGGGATTTAGATTCTGTTACCGGCCATTTTAAAGGCTGTAGGTTTTAGAAATGGGAAGTGACTTAGAGGTTCTTCCACACCAATGTTTCGGCTCTTCAGAGACAAGATCAGAACAACAGGATCAGTTCTCCATGGAGGGAAGATGTGAGTCAGAGGCAAGCATCGAGAAACACGACACTCAGAAAGGGGCAGGTGGGAGATAAAAGCAGTCCAGAGCTGAACCCACCTGCTGCCTGAAGGCCCCCAGGGGCCCGTCCTTGAGCTGTAAGAGCCTGGAGCCCTTGGACTGGAGCCAGGGATGGCCCAGTCATGGGAAAGGCAGCACAGGTGCACTCCAGTCTGGGTGAAGCTTGGAATGATGACCACAGCTGTGACCTCCTTAGGTGTCTGCTGTGGAACACAGCAGTCAACCACCTTACCCAGATGTCCTTAAACGCTGGAGTAGCTAATCCCTCTGTAAAgaatcctctcttctctctttcacctCCCGATGCGGACACATTCCCTCATCCCCAGCACAAGGCGGTGAGGGAGGAAATGATACAGACCTTTTTCAACCCCGCCGTTCTCCCCCTAGCATTCTTCAGCCTGTGTTGCCTCCTTTGCCAATGGGAGATGTCACAGGTAACTCCCAGGGTTGGTGaaagggcctggcacagagacCGGTGTCCGTAGGTGTTTGAGAGCTCTGAATCCGCGGTTTGGGATAAAGGAAGGGGTTCCTAGGAACCCTGGCATCCCTGACTCGCATGTTATCCTTTTTCCAAAAACTGTGACTCAACGAACTTGGAGTATctggggaagagaaagcaaacGTAATTCCTGTTCACCTGTCATTCactgtgttctttcctttttaactttcttttccagATGGTAACGCAAAATAATCCAGATGGGGTGCAGGTGCTGTAAAATGATACAAAGGTAAGGTTGAAAACATAACCTGGCAGTGGAGGAATCTGGGATTACCACAGGGGCCCTCTGAAGACCAGACATGGGTTTAGTGCGTTTATCCTGCTTTGGGGCATGACCAGCATTGCCAAGAAATTATGAGTTTGCAACTGCTTTGATACCATTTAAGGGGACATGTGGCCCcgatttttaaacttattttgctCACCATCAGAGCGCTTTGGGAACGACATCATCCTCTGAGAGCAAACTTGGTTTAGGTTGAATTTCCAATTCCCCAGAGAGTTTCGGTGCAAAGAGAAGCTTGGGTTGGTGCCTGAATGAAATGACATCGCTGAACATAAATCACGCCCGTCACATATGTCCAGATTCCATTTCAGAATAACTTGGATCCCATGAGAATTCTACACAAACGAGAGggaaaacattaattaatttgCTTCCTTCACAAATAACACTTTTTATCATGCTAGTTCTATATCTGTAGCTAAATGACTGTCTCCCTTTATTcatacgtatgtgtgtgtataaattctATTCTATTGTAGTCACAATATGATGGTAGGCTTTATCCAAAAAacactataataaatatttattataagtgTCATTCATTCGGTCCAgacttcatatttattattttaatgactgcACAATATTCCATTAAGGGGATGTGCTTAATCCTTTATTCCCCTATTATCGcacatctgttttatttccctGTTTGGTTGTTTTAAACTCTATGAATCACTTTGTACTTTGTTGCATGCTCTCTTGGATCTCTTCTTAGGATTGCttccgggggagggggggtacACATTTACACCAACTCTATCTAATTGGTTTAGACACACATATAGGCATAATGGAACAATCCCAGAAATTAACAGTAAGAATAGAAGGAAGAAGAGCCTGCAGAAAAAGTATTAATGATGGAAGTTAGTCATTCATAAAGGTAGTAATGAAAAAAGTGAATTAGTGTTTGGCCTGACCCTCATTCTTGTCTcttccccccccacacccccccaccccgccccagctaTCTCTTTGATCCGGCTCAAGTGTCCTCCCCTGGCTATGTCAACGAGGTGAACAGCTGCAAGGTGGATGAAGGTGACACTGGTAAACTGAAAGGCAAACAGAGCAGCCAAGTCCTCGTGCACAAAAATGAGCTGCAGATCGAGGGCCTGAAGAGGACGTCCAGCAGAGGCCGAGCCTGTGGCGGGCAGGAGCCCCACTGGCCTCCTCCAGGACAGCCCCCTCAGGGGGATACGGCGGGGGGACACTGTGCGGGCAAGGCCGGTAGTGCCATCAATGGCAtcagccctgccctggcccccCTGCAGCCCACTGGAGATCATGGGCCCCACCAGGAAGACAGGGGCTTACTGCCTGCGAACAGCGTCGCCCCAACTCACCCCTTCCCAGAAAGAGGAGGCCCGGGACAACAGGACAGTGCGCTGCTGGCCTTGCAAGAGACCCCGGTCGTCCGAAATGGGGACTCTAGAGCTGCTTCCAGGGCGGAAGGTCCTGCCTTGGAAGTACTAGACCATGACCTCCAGATCCCGGCCCCAGATTACCCTCCCCTTTGGGGCTCTGTTGTAGACAAAGCTGATCGGGAAGAAAAGAACTGTCTTTCCAAGAGCCAGACTGAGGAGGACCCCCTGGTGGGAActcagcccagggcaggggagcaCGGTTTGAATATGCCCTTCCCCTTGAAGAGAAGTTGGGATTCCTTGAACGAGGCCGTGACGACAGACGGCCTAAGCGTCTGCTTTAAAGAGGAGGCTGTTGCTCAGGCCAATTCGAGAACCGAGCGGGAGGATGCACGTGGCTCCCCCGGCGAGCCGGGCGGGGACGCGGAGGATGAGGATGCGGCGGTGGCCGAAGCCCTTGCGGCCTTAGAAGCAGCAACCGCCGGAGAAGACGTGGACATGGACGAGGCAGATTAGGGCCCTGAGCAGGTGGCGCAGTGCGCACGTTGGGTGCGCGTGCTCTGTGGACAGACTggtgttccccccccccccccccccccccccccggcggcCTTCCGGGTTATTCACTCGATATCTGTTCTGATGATCGCCGGGGGGCCTGCGCGCGAGCGCTTGTTGTTCAGTACCGACCGCCCCGCGGTGCCGACGGGCCGTCACTCAGGGCTCTGGAATAAAAATCAGAGTGGGCGGTGCGGGACTGCCCACGGCGCATGCAGGAATTAAACGGCCTGCTCGTCCACCCACGGATCGATGTTCTTCAGAATGCTCTGAAATCCCGGCGTTtaatcccctccccacccaccaagGGCGCAGAATCACAGAACATTCTGTCTGTAAATTCTTTGTCTTGCTTTTGCGAGCCAGACATTGTACCCAACCTGGAAAAGGTAGCTACCCCCACTGAAAGTGCCTAGTGTGTCCCCAGAGCATGGCTTGCCTTCAGGGACAGTCACCCAGGGAACTAATCACTAACCACTTGTTTGACATCGAGTTGAGCTCAGCGGACTTCAGAATGGAGAAGAAGCCACCAGTAAGCAAATGGTTAGTCATTAGCTGCGATATTAAGACACCTTGACCTTAACTTTTTTACGTTATTTTTAATCTCCTCTGGGACTCGGGGAAGCCGGCCAAAATAATTCTGCAAACCGCTTGTGTTGTATTTGAGTTTTAAGTTCATGAGGTTGGGAAGAGCCAAGAGATAGACGTTTTATGCCACTTAATGTCTGattctgtttaaaatataacaacatatgCGTCTGTCCGTTGTAACTCAAAGGTAGTTCTGATTTCCCCAGACCGAGTGTCAGTAAATCTTGGTGTTTCTTTCCATTTGGAGAGCCGCACTGCCGAGTGGCAAGTGAGGAGAACCAGTCCGTTTGCTGAGGATGGCTTCGGCTGTCTGTCTCTGCCATTCAGACTCATGATACCACATGCTCTGATCTTACCGAAGGATGAACCACAGCCCTCTCTGGGTGCCAGTCttctaatttataaaaacaagaactGCCTCTCCAACATGACTCAGTGTAGAATTTAGAGGATGGTCCAGTCTCTCTAGAAAACTACAAACACGGAAGATGCCAGCATATGGCATTTCATAACACAGGCTCTGAAATGTGGCTAACCTCGGTTTGCTTTCCAGCTTTGCCACACGACCTTGGGCAAATAACTTATCCCTTCTATTTGCCCATCCATTACGTGAGAATAATAGTATAtatttgtaaggattaaatgagattgtgCAAGTATTTATCACGGTGCttgacacacagtaggcactcaataaaaagCTACATCTTATCAGTGAGAAACAAATCCTTGAAAAATGGTTTTATGTCCTCACACCTGAAAACTCTAATACTGTCAAGTGTCTATAATGTCATCACTGCGCTTTGGTGatcctttaaataaaaacttgatttcTGAGCTTCCCAGCATCTTTAAGGATGGTGGATGCTTACTGATGCTTACCAGACGTACATTACCCTGGGTTGGTTTGGTGGCATACCGTCTCTACATACAGGGTCACACCGAGTGCTTAAAACATAAGCTGTTGTCATCGTGAATTGCATCATAGGTGGATTTGCTGTTGTACTAAGTACACTGAGTGCTTCCTGTTTGAGAGTGACCCCTTCAACAGTTTCCCAAAGTGTATCTGTTGGGATTAGGTTCAGCTGCATGTGTTAAGTGGCTTATATAAAAAGAGAGATGTATTTACCTCTTCATGTAAACAAAGTCCATAGTTAGCAGTCCAGGGTGCTAGAGTTCCATCCCATCAGCGACCTGTGCTCCCATCATCTTGGCTTCCTTCTCAAGGTTACTGTGTCTTCCAATCCTTGGGTGTCCTTTCCAtgcaggaaaaagaaggaagggaatcaCCCTCCCTTCCATTTATACCTCCTTGGTCAACATCTAGTCACATGGTCACATTGAGCCACAAGAAAGGCTAAGaaagcttatttttctctttggctggATTTTCCAGTTAAATTCAGGATTTGCTTactgaaaagagggagaagagacattGAACGTTGAGGCAGTGAGCTTGCTCTGTCTGCCACATCAGGTCCTCAGAATGCAAGAGCCCTGGAGAGAGCCAGTTTGCAAGAGGTATTCACAGTTGACATATCAGAAGGGCATTGAATTTTTGGTCCAGTGGAAGGAGGACTGGACCGCGACAGGCATCCTGACTTCCCGCTGCTGTCTCAACAACAGGAGGGTGAAAGAGGACAATTCAGACGGAAGAGGGGTAGGGTGAGGAATGAGTGCAGACAGTCCCTTTGGCTTGCGTAGAAACACACTTCTGCGCTTGGCATGTGTACATGCTTTCCCATTTTGAGACTGCCACGGGTATTTCACCATGTTAACGGTTCACCTAagttttaaagattctttttgtGCAAATAACTGCTTCAGAAACGTTAGCAGATGACCACGATTTTcgagtgtgttttttttaaagctatcatGGCGCCTTTTGTCTACCCCCCCATATCCAGGCTGTACCAAAGGATGTCCGAGGATAGAATCTTCAGGTTGAAAAGAAATTCCAGATGTTACCTTTATCCACCAGGTTGTCTAGCAACTGACTAGCATCCCACTCTGTGTTCCTTCTAGAGCCTGGTGCCACCCCATATCAGAAAAGTGGTTGATTGGCAGTAGTGAACTTTTCAAATATTCTGGGCAACTTGAAAGCACGGATGCACTCTGAACAGAAGGCACAGGCTCTGATTAGGAGGGGACATCCTGGTCTTTCGTGATCTAAGCAAATTGTGTCATGTGGCTATTTGCCACGTTAAATCTTGATTTTGATACAAGATTATTTCTAtattgtgtgcgtgtgtgcacatgcgtgtgtgtctACATTTTTTACTGGGGGAAGTTGAACTATcatataaataagaaagtaaatgtttttctctggtttcccAGGCAGATAGTAGCAAACTGTCGTAACTGTCAAACCAGATCTTTAGAGGAATGAGGAGAATCTGAGGCCGCTTAGCACACGCCCATTTTGCCCATGCTTAGTAACTGCTGGCCAGTCACCGACTCCCCGTCTTGGCTTCACTCTGCCTCTGACCCAGAGAGTCGGACTGTGTCTTCCTAAGTCTTCCATCAGCATCTCCAAGTGGGAGGCCCTCAGAAGAATGAAGGAGGCACAAAATCAAGCATCTGAGTTTCATTCTGAGGTCACAGGAATGAGGTCTTCAGTCTTGAACATGAACTTTTATGATGAAAATGTGGAgatctttgctctctctctctctctctctctctcttaaactcCAGAGTAAACCTCAGTTATTCTGAAACCTTCTATTTTGGAACGGGTGATAATTAAACAGAGACAAGCTGACATTTGTTTCTCCTGGTAAACGCTTTCCCTGTTCATGTATGGGAAAAATAAGTTGCACGTTGATTGAACTGAATTGGTGAGTTCCTCTGATGCAGGAGGTTAGAGTAGACAGCTATAATATGTCTGACCTTCAAGGCTCCCTCGGCCACTTGAAGAAACAACCCTTTAGACTCCCCTGTTAAATCTGCCGATTacagatgattctttttttaaagattttatt
Coding sequences:
- the C2H4orf19 gene encoding uncharacterized protein C4orf19 homolog, encoding MGCRCCKMIQSYLFDPAQVSSPGYVNEVNSCKVDEGDTGKLKGKQSSQVLVHKNELQIEGLKRTSSRGRACGGQEPHWPPPGQPPQGDTAGGHCAGKAGSAINGISPALAPLQPTGDHGPHQEDRGLLPANSVAPTHPFPERGGPGQQDSALLALQETPVVRNGDSRAASRAEGPALEVLDHDLQIPAPDYPPLWGSVVDKADREEKNCLSKSQTEEDPLVGTQPRAGEHGLNMPFPLKRSWDSLNEAVTTDGLSVCFKEEAVAQANSRTEREDARGSPGEPGGDAEDEDAAVAEALAALEAATAGEDVDMDEAD